In Fragaria vesca subsp. vesca linkage group LG5, FraVesHawaii_1.0, whole genome shotgun sequence, the genomic stretch GGGACCAGAGATGATCCTCATCGGATAATCGGTGGAGGCGTCTGCAGGTGACTGATAAACAGCAGAGGTCTTTGTAGCTCAACCCCCCGATTTCTAGGACTCGCCTCCACAGCTCGTCTGGGAGAAGAAGAGCTGACATCACCAGAATAGCACAACCCAGAAGGAGGAGGAGGAGGTCGCCAGAACACGACTCTATTTTCGGTATTTAAACAAAAAGAGCAAATCCAGAGGTGTTGTTATTGGGCCTGGAGCATAAAATGGAAGAAGGCCCAATCCGGATAGAAAAAACTAGAACGGTTGATTTGGGCATTTGCGGTGGAAGATATGACACACAGTAGTGAGTAGTGTTGGTTGCTTCAAGACTCGACCCTCTCTGCCGCCGTGAGCTTTCCTTTCTTTTCCAGATAAGGCCGCGCCTTCTTCGTTTTCAATTTTCCAACACTCGCTCTCTCTCTCTCTCTCTCTCCGTTTTCAAATGGCGCAGACGTGCGTTTCCACATCGCCCTCGTCTCTCAGATTCAACTCCCTCGGCTTCGCTCTAAACCCTAGCTCTTGCTCCCAGCCTCACAGCCTCACCGTCTCTCTCCCCTCTCACCGCTTTCCTTCTAGGTACACTCCTCATTCTTCTCATATTTCTTATCTTAATCAATCGAGCTAATTCGATTGGAGAGGATTACAAATTTAATTATTATCATTTTGTGATTGGAAACAACTAGAAGGAATCTTTAAGTTAAATTTGTTTCGCAGGAAGTTGAAGAAGTTAGGTGGCAATAGAAAAGGTCTGCAGAGTTCTCCGGTGAAAGCTGTATATGATGAGTTTTGGGCACCGGGTTCGCGTGAAGGAATTTGGTCCATAAGGTGTGTTTTTATGTGTTGATTCTTGCGTTAATGATGAGTTTTAAGCTCAAATATATGTTGTTTTTTTTACTGATATCGTTTTGGATATGGTGGTTTAGGGAGGATTTGCAAGTTCCATCTTCGCCGTACTTTCCTGCTTATGCGCAGGGACAGGGTCCACCGCCTATGGTGCAAGAGCGCTTTCAGAGTGTTATAAGTCAGCTTTTCCAGCATGTAAGGAGTACTCATTGGTGTAATGTTTTTCTTTTTTGTTGTTGCGAAGTTGGGGGAGTTTTGTGGTGCTAGTGATTCTTTGTTAACGCTGGTGTTGTTGATTTGATTTGATTTGTTTTCCAGAGAATCATTCGTTGTGGGGGAGCTGTGGATGATGATATGGCAAATATCATTGTCGCTCAACTTCTTTACCTTGATGCTGTTGATCCTAAAAAGGTTTGCTGATTGTACTTGTAACTGTTTTTCTTCTGTTCCTGGTTTATGTCTTTGTCATGTCTATCTTGCAAAAGGTAACTTTGATTATGCATTTTATTGATCAGTTCATGTGTCTTCTGATTTCTGAACAGGATATTGTCATGTATGTGAATTCGCCTGGAGGATCTGTTACTGCTGGTATAGCCTAATAGAAG encodes the following:
- the LOC101296387 gene encoding ATP-dependent Clp protease proteolytic subunit 5, chloroplastic-like, translating into MAQTCVSTSPSSLRFNSLGFALNPSSCSQPHSLTVSLPSHRFPSRKLKKLGGNRKGLQSSPVKAVYDEFWAPGSREGIWSIREDLQVPSSPYFPAYAQGQGPPPMVQERFQSVISQLFQHRIIRCGGAVDDDMANIIVAQLLYLDAVDPKKDIVMYVNSPGGSVTAGMAIFDTMRHIRPDVSTVCVGLAASMGAFLLSAGTKGKRYSLPNSRIMIHQPLGGAQGGQTDIDIQANEMLHHKANLNGYLAYHTGQSLAKINQDTDRDFFMSAKEAKEYGLIDGVILNPLKALQPLPVAVESTDESSEKAAA